One part of the Eriocheir sinensis breed Jianghai 21 chromosome 6, ASM2467909v1, whole genome shotgun sequence genome encodes these proteins:
- the LOC126991223 gene encoding uncharacterized protein LOC126991223, which translates to MMHSLTHSGPTLSTPTTTHPHAPPPQHTHTPPPPRHTHTPPTTTQPHAPPPRHTHAPHHDTHAPPRHSHAPHHDTATRPHHDTPTRPPTTTHPHAPPTTTHPHAPPPRHTHTPPHHDTPTRPPTTTHPHALPPRHTHTPPPQRSTAVTSPPSPRRTTTTATQHYHSGHQYLSTPPPNS; encoded by the coding sequence ATGatgcactcactcacacactcaggtCCTACCCTCAGCACCCCCACCACGACACACCCACACGCCCCCccaccacaacacacccacaCGCCCCCCCCACCACGACACACCCACACGCCCCCCACCACGACACAGCCACACGCCCCCCCACCACGACACACCCACGCCCCCCACCACgacacacacgcccccccacGACACAGCCACGCCCCCCACCACGACACAGCCACACGCCCCCACCACGACACACCCACACGCCCCCCCACCACGACACACCCACACGCCCCCCCCACCACGACACACCCACACGCCCCCCCACCACGACACACCCACACGCCCCCCCACCACGACACACCCACACGCCCCCCCACCACGACACACCCACACGCCCTCCCACCACGACACACCCACACGCCCCCCCCACAGCGGTCAACAGCGGTCACCAGTCCCCCTTCGCCGCGCCGCACAACAACCACAGCCACACAGCACTACCACAGCGGTCACCAGTACCTCTCCACACCCCCGCCAAACTCataa